The following coding sequences are from one Kogia breviceps isolate mKogBre1 chromosome X, mKogBre1 haplotype 1, whole genome shotgun sequence window:
- the LOC131748108 gene encoding LOW QUALITY PROTEIN: toll-like receptor 13 (The sequence of the model RefSeq protein was modified relative to this genomic sequence to represent the inferred CDS: inserted 2 bases in 1 codon; substituted 5 bases at 5 genomic stop codons), with translation MKIYHVYIWCRLLXNLPVLEALVFWKNAINAGGVKRLANCTKLLSLDLSQSNDLVHLNDSEFDAMPSLQMWNLNTCQLSFVSNRTWSALQNLRALDLSHSKFKRFPDFAFSPLRYLQSLFLSRNLITELNNMNFYGLYSLKELNLAGCWIVKIDKYSFAQFPNLESLDLGYNNIRTLKRRTFQFLKKLQVLILSQNCLKDIEENAFSDLNYLYKLDLGYNILSSFQAGLFLGLENLEVLNLSFNKISYETSSTLPFPPFMNLKSLKQLNLEGQMHGIQVVPTNFFQGLNGPQELLLGKNPMVFLDHLQFDSLINLTKLDIFKLKXLSLNISLFQKLKRLKMLCPENNNLESLTPGMFSGLESFQVFSLRFNNVRVINQSHLENLKSLKYFDLYGNKLQCSCDNAWFKNWSITTANVHIPYPRNYTCQXPNIQSLLIDFDDSMCNFDLGKVCFFCSFILVLTTMVSSWFIAKMTPSLWYELYIFXAWYLAKWHRMEEFNYDAFVSFTATDEQWVYEELVPALEEGGQPTFKLCLHHWDFDPGIDSFENIQNATNTSQKTLCVVSNHYLHSEXCQLEVQLASIKMFYEHEDVIILIFLEEIPNYMLSSYHXLRKHVNRQTFITWPDSAQERPLFWARIRNALGNKSVEKDNTQLIVAQ, from the exons ATGAAGATATACCATGTCTATATTTGGTGTCGCCTCCTCTGAAATTTACCTGTATTAGAGGCTTTGGTGTTTTGGAAAAATGCCATTAATGCAGGGGGCGTAAAGCGCCTTGCCAACTGTACCAAGCTTTTGTCCCTTGACCTGAGCCAAAGCAATGATCTTGTTCACCTCAATGACAGTGAGTTTGATGCTATGCCCAGCCTccaaatgtggaatctaaacacgTGTCAACTTTCCTTTGTCAGCAACAGGACCTGGAGTGCCCTCCAGAACTTGAGAGCCCTAGACCTGAGCCACAGTAAGTTTAAAAGATTTCCAGATTTTGCATTTTCACCCTTGAGGTACCtacaatctctctttctctctagaaATCTCATCACAGAACTCAATAATATGAACTTCTATGGGCTGTATTCATTGAAGGAGCTCAACTTGGCTGGGTGCTGGATAGTAAAAATTGACAAATACTCCTTTGCTCAATTTCCAAATTTAGAGAGTTTAGACCTTGGATACAACAATATTCGGACACTGAAACGCAGAACATTTCAGTTTCTGAAGAAGCTCCAAGTTCTCATTCTCTCCCAGAACTGCCTGAAAGACATAGAGGAGAATGCATTTTCTGACCTCAATTACCTCTATAAACTTGACTTGGGATACAATATCTTGTCAAGTTTTCAAGCAGGCCTTTTCTTGGGCCTGGAAAATCTAGAAGTTTTGAATCTCAGTTTTAATAAAATTAGTTATGAAACCTCTAGTACCTTGCCATTTCCTCCATTTATGAACCTCAAGTCTTTGAAGCAACTCAACCTAGAAGGACAAATGCATGGAATTCAGGTTGTTCCAACCAACTTCTTCCAAGGGCTGAATGGCCCGCAGGAGCTACTCCTAGGGAAAAATCCCATGGTATTCCTAGACCACCTTCAGTTTGACTCCCTGATTAATCTCACAAAGTTGGATATCTTTAAACTGAA TCTCAgtttaaatatttccttattccaaaaactcaaaagactaaaaatgcTGTGCCCGGAAAACAACAACTTAGAGTCATTGACTCCTGGCATGTTCTCTGGCTTAGAAAGCTTTCAGGTCTTCTCTTTAAGATtcaac aaCGTAAGAGTCATTAATCAAAGTCATCTGGAGAATCTGAAGTCTCTGAAGTACTTTGATCTCTATGGGAACAAACTTCAGTGCAGCTGTGACAATGCATGGTTCAAGAATTGGTCAATAACCACAGCAAATGTCCATATCCCCTACCCTCGGAACTATACTTGTCAGTAGCCAAATATCCAGAGTTTGTTGATAGATTTTGATGATTCTATGTGTAATTTTGACCTAGGAAAAGTTTGCTTCTTTTGCTCCTTCATTCTGGTTCTTACAACCATGGTCTCCTCTTGGTTTATTGCCAAGATGACTCCATCTCTATGGTATGAGCTCTACATATTTTGAGCCTGGTACCTGGCCAAGTGGCATAGGATGGAGGAGTTCAACTATGATGCCTTTGTCTCTTTCACTGCCACTGATGAGCAGTGGGTATATGAAGAGCTTGTTCCAGCCCTAGAAGAAGGTGGCCAGCCCACTTTTAAGCTCTGTCTTCACCACTGGGACTTTGATCCAGGCATAGACAGCTTTGAGAACATCCAGAATGCCACCAACACCAGCCAGAAAACTTTGTGTGTGGTCAGTAACCACTACCTGCACAGTGAATAGTGCCAGCTTGAAGTACAGCTGGCCAGCATCAAGATGTTCTATGAGCACGAGGATGTCATCATCTTGATCTTCCTGGAAGAGATCCCAAACTATATGTTATCCAGCTACCACTGACTCAGGAAACATGTGAATAGGCAGACATTTATCACCTGGCCAGACAGTGCCCAAGAGAGGCCACTCTTCTGGGCTCGTATTAGAAATGCATTGGGCAACAAATCTGTGGAGAAAGACAACACACAGCTAATTGTGGCCCAGTGA